The following proteins are encoded in a genomic region of Nitrospiria bacterium:
- a CDS encoding Na-translocating system protein MpsC family protein: MDSLKNLEKKISVDFSDFYEKEMGFKPPLVKTAIQEDLLIIRIENALSPSEIILISQETGKRLIKEMNEKLAEEILPNLQIVLFPLTGKKAVGLEIELHERGHEKVFLITLESPNEVSS, encoded by the coding sequence ATGGATTCTTTAAAAAACCTTGAGAAAAAAATTTCAGTTGATTTTTCTGACTTTTATGAAAAAGAAATGGGTTTTAAGCCTCCTCTCGTAAAAACCGCCATACAGGAAGACCTCCTCATTATTCGTATTGAAAATGCTCTGTCCCCTTCTGAAATTATTTTGATCAGCCAGGAAACAGGAAAAAGATTAATCAAAGAAATGAATGAAAAATTGGCTGAGGAAATATTACCTAATTTACAAATCGTTCTTTTTCCTTTGACGGGGAAAAAAGCAGTCGGACTTGAAATCGAGCTTCATGAACGGGGCCACGAAAAAGTGTTCCTGATCACGCTAGAATCTCCTAATGAAGTCTCTTCTTAA